A region of Flavobacterium indicum GPTSA100-9 = DSM 17447 DNA encodes the following proteins:
- a CDS encoding NADP-dependent malic enzyme → MQKNNKRREALLYHAKPTPGKIQVVPTKKYATQRDLSLAYSPGVAEPCLEIAKDVNNVYKYTAKGNLVAVISNGTAVLGLGDIGPEASKPVMEGKGLLFKIFSDIDVFDIEVDTKDVDAFIETVKNIAPTFGGINLEDIKAPESFEIERRLVEELDIPIMHDDQHGTAIISSAALLNALELAGKEISQVKVVVSGAGSAALACANLYVALGVKSENVYMFDVNGLLTVCREDLSELQKKYAKSCDPAPLSEMIKGADVFLGLSVGNILTPEMLLTMANDPIVFAMANPVPEIDYNVAVNTREDIIMATGRSDYPNQVNNVLGFPYIFRGALDVRAKKINEAMKMAAVRALAELAKTPVPEQVNIAYGEKKLIFGRDYIIPKPFDPRLISTISPAVAKAAIESGVAQQEIQDWDKYADELQERLGSDNKLVKLLTNRAKTDPKRIVFAEADHLDVLKAAQIVYEEGIGQPILLGNNEIIQELKEEIGFEAEVPIIDPKSKEEDKRREKYAQYFWETRQRRGISLLDAQKWMRERNYFASMMINTGDADALVTGYSRSYPSVVKPVMQLIDKQQGVSRIATTNIMNTKRGPLFLSDTAINPNPTADDLAKIALMTAKTVRMFGIEPVIAMISFSNFGSSSDESAIKVRQAVQFLHDHHPDLIVDGEIQTDFALNPEMLKSKFPFSKLVNKKVNTLIFPNLDAANITYKMLKELDKVVSIGPIMLGLDKPVHIFQLGASVEEMVNMAAVAVVDAQEKNKKQTQTRKK, encoded by the coding sequence ATGCAAAAGAATAATAAAAGAAGAGAAGCATTATTGTATCACGCAAAACCTACACCTGGTAAAATTCAGGTGGTGCCTACAAAAAAATATGCTACACAACGTGATTTGTCATTGGCTTACTCACCCGGAGTAGCAGAGCCTTGTTTGGAAATCGCAAAAGATGTAAACAACGTTTATAAATATACAGCTAAAGGAAATTTAGTAGCAGTTATTTCTAATGGAACTGCTGTTTTAGGATTAGGAGATATTGGTCCAGAAGCCTCAAAACCAGTAATGGAAGGTAAGGGGCTTTTATTTAAAATATTTTCAGATATTGATGTGTTTGATATTGAGGTAGATACTAAAGATGTAGACGCTTTTATCGAAACGGTTAAGAATATAGCACCTACTTTTGGAGGTATCAACTTAGAAGATATCAAAGCACCAGAATCATTTGAAATTGAAAGACGATTAGTTGAAGAGCTGGACATTCCCATAATGCATGACGACCAGCACGGAACGGCTATTATTTCTTCTGCTGCATTACTAAACGCCTTAGAACTTGCAGGTAAAGAAATTAGTCAAGTTAAAGTGGTGGTTTCAGGAGCAGGCTCTGCAGCTTTAGCTTGTGCCAATTTATACGTTGCGTTAGGTGTGAAGTCAGAAAACGTGTACATGTTTGATGTAAATGGCTTGTTGACGGTATGTCGTGAAGATTTATCTGAACTTCAAAAAAAATATGCCAAGTCATGTGATCCCGCACCATTGAGTGAAATGATCAAAGGTGCTGATGTGTTTCTTGGCCTTTCGGTAGGAAATATTTTAACTCCAGAAATGTTGTTAACTATGGCAAATGATCCAATTGTATTTGCTATGGCTAATCCAGTTCCAGAGATAGATTATAATGTAGCTGTAAATACACGCGAAGATATCATAATGGCTACGGGTCGATCGGATTATCCTAATCAAGTAAATAATGTACTTGGTTTCCCCTATATTTTTAGAGGGGCATTGGATGTTCGTGCTAAGAAAATAAATGAGGCTATGAAAATGGCTGCGGTTAGAGCTTTAGCAGAATTAGCCAAAACACCAGTACCAGAGCAAGTAAATATTGCTTATGGTGAAAAAAAATTAATTTTTGGAAGAGATTACATTATTCCAAAACCATTTGACCCTCGTTTGATTTCTACTATTTCTCCTGCTGTAGCTAAAGCAGCCATTGAATCGGGTGTGGCACAACAAGAAATTCAAGATTGGGATAAATATGCTGATGAATTACAAGAACGTCTTGGTTCTGATAATAAATTGGTTAAACTATTAACGAATAGAGCAAAAACAGATCCAAAACGTATCGTTTTTGCTGAAGCAGATCATTTAGATGTACTCAAAGCAGCTCAAATCGTTTATGAAGAAGGAATTGGTCAACCTATTTTATTAGGAAATAACGAAATTATTCAGGAATTAAAAGAAGAAATTGGATTTGAAGCAGAAGTGCCTATCATCGATCCAAAATCCAAAGAAGAAGATAAACGTAGAGAAAAATATGCCCAATATTTTTGGGAAACCCGTCAAAGAAGAGGTATTTCTTTGTTAGATGCCCAAAAATGGATGCGTGAGCGAAATTATTTTGCCTCAATGATGATTAATACTGGTGATGCTGATGCTTTAGTAACAGGTTATTCAAGAAGTTATCCTTCTGTAGTAAAACCCGTAATGCAATTGATAGATAAGCAACAAGGGGTGTCCAGAATTGCAACTACTAATATCATGAATACGAAAAGAGGTCCGCTTTTCTTGTCTGATACTGCAATTAATCCTAATCCAACTGCCGATGATTTGGCTAAAATTGCCTTAATGACAGCTAAAACAGTTCGAATGTTTGGAATTGAACCTGTTATTGCCATGATTTCATTTTCAAATTTTGGTTCTTCTTCAGATGAAAGTGCTATAAAAGTTAGACAAGCAGTACAGTTTTTACACGACCATCATCCAGATTTAATTGTTGATGGCGAAATACAAACAGATTTTGCTTTAAATCCAGAAATGTTAAAAAGTAAGTTCCCTTTTTCAAAGTTAGTAAATAAGAAAGTAAATACGTTGATTTTCCCTAACTTAGATGCGGCAAATATTACTTATAAAATGTTAAAGGAATTGGATAAGGTAGTGTCTATTGGTCCAATTATGTTAGGGTTAGATAAGCCGGTTCACATTTTTCAATTGGGAGCTAGTGTAGAAGAAATGGTAAATATGGCTGCTGTTGCTGTTGTAGATGCACAAGAAAAAAACAAAAAACAAACACAAACAAGAAAAAAATAA
- the queG gene encoding tRNA epoxyqueuosine(34) reductase QueG, giving the protein MASIFHLPSSIYSKLIKQKAIALGFLSCGISKADFLEQEAPRLENWLNKNYHGQMAYMENHFDKRLDPRLLVDGAKSVISLLLNYYPSEQQNQESYKISKYAYGEDYHFVIKDKLKSLLQFIQEEIGEVNGRVFVDSAPVLDKAWAAKSGLGWIGKNANLITQKVGSFYFIAELIIDLELEYDLPTTDHCGTCTACIDACPTQAIIQPYVVDGSKCISYFTIELKDNLPQEMKGQFEDWVFGCDVCQDVCPWNRFAKPHHEPLFQPKPELLNFSKRDWQELTKETFNKVFKNSAVKRTKFEGLLRNIEFVK; this is encoded by the coding sequence TATTTCAAAAGCTGATTTTCTAGAGCAAGAAGCACCACGATTAGAAAACTGGCTGAATAAAAATTATCACGGCCAAATGGCCTATATGGAAAACCATTTTGATAAACGTTTAGATCCACGTTTGTTGGTTGATGGTGCCAAAAGTGTTATTTCCTTATTGTTGAATTACTATCCGTCCGAACAACAAAATCAAGAGAGTTATAAGATTTCAAAATATGCTTATGGCGAAGATTACCACTTTGTTATCAAAGATAAATTAAAATCTTTACTTCAATTTATTCAAGAAGAAATTGGTGAAGTAAACGGACGTGTTTTTGTGGATTCGGCTCCTGTTTTAGATAAAGCTTGGGCAGCCAAAAGCGGCTTGGGTTGGATAGGGAAAAATGCCAACTTAATTACACAAAAAGTTGGCTCGTTTTATTTTATTGCCGAATTAATTATAGACCTTGAATTAGAATATGACCTTCCTACTACCGATCATTGTGGTACTTGTACAGCTTGTATCGATGCTTGTCCAACACAAGCCATAATTCAACCTTATGTAGTGGACGGGAGTAAATGTATTTCTTATTTTACCATTGAACTTAAAGATAATTTGCCTCAAGAAATGAAAGGACAATTTGAGGATTGGGTTTTTGGATGCGACGTGTGTCAAGACGTATGCCCATGGAACCGATTTGCAAAACCTCACCACGAACCACTTTTTCAACCAAAACCTGAGCTGTTAAATTTTTCAAAGCGCGATTGGCAAGAACTCACCAAAGAAACTTTCAATAAAGTGTTTAAAAATTCAGCTGTGAAACGAACCAAGTTTGAAGGATTGCTTCGAAATATTGAATTTGTAAAGTGA
- a CDS encoding REP-associated tyrosine transposase: MSRNYKFHNPEGIYFVSFAVVGWLDVFTRNEYKDLIIESLDFCQKNKGMEIHAWCIMTNHVHLIFRSIENQKPELLLGDFKRFTSRSVIKAIQENPRESRKEFLLDYFKKESEKSSNTTNNQFWRHDNKPIELWSNEVIQQKIDYIHNNPVGEGIVFRPEDYKYSSAADYAGEKGLLDGVCVFQYFKI; the protein is encoded by the coding sequence ATGAGTAGAAATTATAAGTTTCATAACCCCGAAGGAATATATTTTGTTAGTTTTGCAGTAGTAGGTTGGTTAGATGTGTTTACAAGAAACGAATATAAAGATTTGATAATTGAAAGTTTAGATTTTTGTCAAAAAAATAAAGGAATGGAAATTCATGCTTGGTGTATTATGACAAATCATGTGCATTTGATTTTTAGAAGTATAGAAAATCAAAAACCTGAACTTTTATTAGGCGATTTCAAACGATTTACAAGTAGAAGCGTAATTAAAGCAATTCAAGAAAACCCTAGAGAAAGTAGAAAAGAATTTTTATTAGATTATTTTAAAAAAGAATCAGAAAAGAGTTCAAACACAACAAATAATCAATTTTGGAGACATGACAACAAACCAATTGAATTATGGAGCAATGAGGTAATTCAACAAAAAATAGATTATATTCATAATAACCCAGTTGGAGAAGGAATTGTTTTTAGACCAGAAGATTATAAATATAGTAGTGCAGCAGATTATGCAGGAGAAAAAGGATTATTAGATGGAGTTTGTGTTTTTCAGTATTTTAAAATATAA
- the ruvA gene encoding Holliday junction branch migration protein RuvA — protein sequence MIAQIQGRLVEKTPTDVVIDCHGVGYQIHISLHTFSQLPESENIKLYTYLQIKEDAHSLYGFAEKKERELFKLLISVSGVGAGTARTMLSSLAPEQIIQAIASNDVGTIQSIKGIGAKTAQRVILDLKEKVLKLYQIEEVSGTPYNTNKEEALSALEVLGYVRKNAEKVVEKILVATPNASVEDLIKQALKVL from the coding sequence ATGATAGCACAGATTCAAGGGCGATTAGTAGAAAAAACACCTACAGATGTAGTGATTGATTGTCATGGTGTAGGATACCAAATACATATTTCATTACATACTTTTTCTCAACTACCCGAATCAGAAAATATTAAGCTATATACTTATCTGCAAATCAAAGAGGATGCCCATTCTTTATATGGTTTTGCTGAAAAAAAGGAACGTGAATTATTTAAACTGTTAATTTCAGTTTCTGGTGTTGGAGCAGGTACTGCAAGAACAATGTTGTCCTCTTTAGCACCTGAACAAATTATTCAAGCTATTGCTTCTAATGATGTGGGAACCATTCAATCAATTAAAGGAATAGGAGCAAAAACAGCACAAAGAGTAATCTTAGATTTAAAAGAAAAAGTCCTCAAATTATATCAAATCGAAGAAGTTTCTGGTACGCCATACAATACAAACAAAGAAGAAGCGTTATCTGCATTAGAAGTTTTAGGTTATGTACGAAAAAATGCAGAGAAAGTGGTAGAGAAAATTTTAGTTGCTACTCCTAATGCTTCTGTAGAAGATTTAATTAAACAAGCTTTAAAAGTATTATAG
- a CDS encoding T9SS type B sorting domain-containing protein codes for MLPNYFGGNLIFLFLHMKYFYVVIIIFLSSFLFAQGEANIWYFGENAGLDFNNGTPVALTDGQINTNEGCAVLSNNLGQLLFYTDGVTIYNKNHQVMLNGSGLLGHSSSTQSATIIPKPGTNNLFYVFTQTINAGPNGLRYSVVDLNLDGGLGGVTSEKNIFVTAPSCEKLAVVKHANNIDYWILVHGWNNNIISSYLLTTSGLSTTPINNSIGVVVPNTNLDNVIGYMKFSPDGRKLVACHAFVYTAELYDFDNSTGILSNPISLFTGENLQTYGAEFSPNNDVLYISQSSTNVLSQFDLTASNIPASRVYLSSLNSLVGALQLGPDGKIYVTQYFKTKLGVINNPNVIGSACNLVVDAIDLNGRLCKAGLPAFSQSFFYTPLINITSTCEGQASNFSFSTNQTILSATWNFGDGNTSNAISPTYTYANSGTYNVSVTITTPQGTGSNTRSITIYPRPTLIQNTVTLKQCDDNNDGFSAFNLTEANQLLVANTNNLTITYHETYNEADNGTNAIPNATAYTNQVVSNDVAYVRIENEHGCHRVAQLNLSVSTTNIPSSFQKTFTVCDDTVSGTATDGIATFNFSSVTSDIQALYPVGQALTIAYYKNLADALAEQNPITNTSNYTNIGYPNTQNIYIRVDSQVNNECLGLGHHITLNVERIPFVNDLTIRHCDDNQDGMYAFDTSTVEQQLINGLTGVQVTYTTTSGSILPSPLPNPFNTTTQDIIATVTNSTSTACNDTAIIHFIVDDLPEVFPIASNLTTVCDDEASPLTQDGMFAFNTTTFQSTLLGGQTGMNVYYYAANGTTLPSPLPNPFTTSTQNVTVEIVNPTNTQCKATYTIPFIIKPLPLIELAGSELVCSNDPSFTKIINAGVTDVAQISNYNYQWYLNGTIIPSATQYYLAVNTEGVYTCEVTHPNGCNRTRTITVTASNSATIEQISITDLSDNNSIVVYVSGSGDYEYSLDGINYQTSNTFNNLNPGVYNVYINDMNGCGEIIKEVSLLGIPNYFTPNGDGFNDTWNIKGITEYYNSKSIIYIFDRYGKLIKQLSPHSNGWDGTYNGNPLPASDYWYNIKLEDGRLLKGHFTLKR; via the coding sequence ATGCTTCCAAATTACTTTGGAGGTAATTTGATATTCTTATTTTTGCATATGAAGTATTTTTATGTTGTAATTATAATTTTTTTAAGCTCTTTTTTGTTTGCTCAAGGCGAAGCTAATATTTGGTATTTTGGAGAAAATGCAGGCTTAGATTTTAATAATGGAACTCCTGTAGCTTTAACTGATGGGCAAATTAATACCAATGAAGGCTGTGCTGTTTTGTCTAATAATTTAGGTCAACTTCTTTTTTATACTGATGGAGTAACAATATACAACAAAAACCATCAAGTAATGCTTAATGGCTCAGGTTTATTAGGTCATTCTTCAAGTACACAATCTGCAACAATTATTCCCAAGCCAGGAACTAATAATCTGTTTTATGTTTTTACTCAAACTATAAATGCAGGTCCTAATGGATTAAGATACAGTGTTGTAGATTTAAATTTAGATGGAGGTTTGGGTGGAGTAACGTCAGAAAAAAATATTTTTGTAACAGCACCATCTTGTGAAAAATTAGCAGTAGTAAAGCACGCCAACAACATTGATTATTGGATTTTAGTTCATGGATGGAATAATAATATAATATCTTCTTATTTGTTAACTACATCTGGTTTATCTACAACGCCAATTAATAATTCAATAGGAGTTGTTGTGCCAAATACTAATTTAGATAATGTCATAGGTTATATGAAATTTTCACCAGATGGAAGAAAACTTGTAGCTTGTCATGCTTTTGTTTATACAGCTGAACTTTATGATTTTGATAACTCAACGGGTATTTTAAGTAACCCAATTTCATTGTTTACAGGCGAAAATCTTCAAACCTATGGTGCTGAATTTTCACCAAATAATGATGTATTGTATATTTCACAATCATCAACTAATGTTTTAAGTCAATTTGATTTAACAGCTAGTAATATTCCTGCTTCAAGAGTTTATTTGTCTAGTTTAAATTCTTTGGTTGGAGCGCTACAATTAGGTCCTGATGGTAAAATTTATGTAACACAATACTTTAAAACTAAACTAGGTGTTATAAATAATCCTAATGTTATTGGATCAGCTTGTAATCTTGTAGTGGATGCAATAGATTTAAATGGAAGATTATGTAAGGCCGGTTTGCCTGCATTCTCTCAATCTTTTTTTTATACACCACTAATTAATATAACTTCAACTTGTGAAGGTCAAGCATCTAACTTTTCTTTTTCAACCAACCAAACCATTTTAAGTGCAACGTGGAATTTTGGTGATGGAAACACCTCTAATGCAATTAGTCCAACTTATACATATGCTAATTCTGGTACCTATAATGTAAGTGTAACCATAACCACACCTCAAGGAACAGGTTCCAATACAAGAAGCATAACCATCTACCCTCGCCCTACATTAATACAAAATACAGTTACCCTGAAACAATGCGACGATAATAACGATGGGTTTAGTGCTTTTAATTTAACAGAAGCAAACCAACTATTGGTTGCTAACACAAATAACCTAACTATTACCTATCATGAAACCTACAATGAAGCGGATAATGGTACAAACGCAATTCCAAACGCAACAGCATATACCAACCAAGTGGTGAGTAATGACGTGGCGTATGTTCGAATAGAAAACGAGCACGGTTGTCATCGTGTAGCCCAACTCAATTTGAGTGTTTCAACGACCAATATTCCTTCTAGTTTTCAAAAAACATTTACAGTTTGTGATGATACAGTTTCAGGTACTGCCACAGATGGTATAGCTACGTTTAATTTCAGTTCTGTTACTTCAGATATTCAAGCTTTATACCCTGTTGGGCAAGCGTTAACAATAGCCTATTATAAAAACTTAGCAGACGCTTTAGCTGAACAAAATCCAATTACTAATACATCCAATTATACTAATATTGGTTATCCAAATACACAAAATATTTACATACGTGTGGACAGCCAAGTCAATAATGAATGTTTAGGTTTGGGTCACCACATTACCTTAAATGTAGAACGTATTCCATTTGTAAATGATCTAACCATTAGACATTGTGATGACAATCAAGATGGAATGTATGCTTTTGATACTTCAACTGTTGAACAACAATTAATAAATGGATTAACAGGGGTACAGGTAACCTATACAACAACTTCAGGAAGTATATTACCAAGCCCTTTGCCTAATCCATTTAATACTACCACTCAAGACATTATTGCAACAGTAACCAATTCAACATCAACTGCTTGTAATGATACTGCAATAATTCATTTTATTGTAGATGATTTACCTGAAGTATTTCCCATTGCATCTAATCTTACTACAGTTTGTGATGATGAAGCAAGTCCTTTGACACAAGATGGAATGTTTGCATTTAATACCACTACATTTCAATCAACCCTGTTAGGAGGACAAACAGGAATGAATGTATATTATTATGCAGCTAATGGAACTACTTTGCCTAGTCCATTGCCAAATCCGTTTACAACTTCTACACAGAATGTAACCGTTGAAATAGTGAATCCAACTAACACACAGTGTAAAGCCACTTATACTATACCGTTTATAATAAAACCACTTCCTCTTATTGAATTAGCAGGAAGTGAATTGGTTTGTAGTAATGATCCGTCATTTACAAAAATAATTAATGCTGGTGTTACAGATGTTGCCCAAATTTCTAACTACAACTATCAATGGTATTTAAATGGAACAATTATTCCTTCAGCCACACAGTACTATTTAGCAGTTAATACTGAAGGTGTATATACTTGTGAAGTTACTCACCCTAACGGTTGTAACAGAACAAGAACAATAACTGTTACAGCCTCTAATAGCGCAACTATTGAACAAATAAGCATAACCGATTTATCTGATAATAATTCCATAGTAGTTTATGTATCTGGTTCAGGAGATTATGAATACAGTTTAGATGGTATCAATTATCAAACCAGTAATACATTCAATAATCTAAATCCAGGTGTTTACAATGTTTATATTAATGATATGAATGGCTGTGGCGAAATCATTAAAGAAGTAAGCCTTTTAGGTATTCCAAATTATTTTACACCCAATGGAGACGGATTTAACGATACTTGGAATATTAAAGGGATAACAGAATACTACAATTCAAAATCAATAATTTACATTTTTGACCGTTACGGAAAACTAATTAAACAGTTGTCACCTCATAGTAATGGATGGGATGGTACTTACAATGGTAATCCACTGCCAGCTTCAGATTATTGGTACAATATTAAATTAGAAGACGGTCGTTTATTGAAGGGACATTTTACTTTAAAAAGATAA
- a CDS encoding RHS repeat domain-containing protein, which produces MYYGNTNTDKLTRPFRKYFSGDGSVEIKYTVATGATEIITYIGGDAYSAPALIKSDGTTQNYFYLHRDYLGSIVAITNATGNIVEKRHFDAWGEIVKIQDGLGNNLAKLTFFDRGYTGHEHLQSVKLIHMNGRLYDPKLHRFMQPDNFIQDQYNTQNYNRYAYVLNNPLKHTDPSGEYGIGIAIGIAVAVAVAVYTLDAYYGGKPFTASGLITTSVIAAYTAAMTFGFGEMTSTVNNFFVRASCQAVLHGSFNGGMSYIQGGKFWSGFASGSISSIASSAFTGGNSFQGDGCVMEGGGFKGANFKVFGAQLNESTVGLLSFGAISGGAGSLIGGGNFWQGAVTGLVVSGLNHLPHMLQDYKTTIVGIYGAGGVDASGNPDLRQLVEFQGGKMFSSSTGCCDDDVIEYLKAGWAKGNKLRIYGHSRGGTAAVRIANKLGEMNIIIEDVILFDPVTMYGGGDNIFKYPNVMRVSNYYQRNPSDFWSKGILNANNPFIGSPVSGVYQWPVINNINLTGKYYSPGVLINHLNITEYAIKHP; this is translated from the coding sequence ATGTATTATGGAAATACAAATACTGATAAATTAACTAGACCGTTTAGAAAATATTTTAGTGGTGATGGTAGTGTAGAAATAAAATACACTGTTGCAACAGGTGCAACAGAAATAATTACATATATTGGTGGAGATGCATATAGTGCGCCAGCACTTATAAAAAGTGATGGAACTACACAAAACTATTTTTATTTACACCGTGATTATTTAGGTAGTATTGTTGCAATTACAAACGCAACAGGTAATATAGTAGAAAAAAGGCATTTTGATGCTTGGGGAGAAATTGTTAAAATTCAAGATGGTTTAGGCAATAACTTGGCTAAATTAACGTTTTTTGACAGAGGTTATACAGGGCACGAACATTTACAGAGTGTAAAATTAATTCATATGAATGGACGTTTATATGATCCTAAGTTGCATCGTTTTATGCAGCCAGATAATTTTATACAAGATCAATACAATACACAAAATTACAACCGATATGCATATGTTCTTAACAATCCTTTAAAACATACTGATCCATCTGGTGAATATGGTATTGGAATAGCAATTGGAATAGCAGTTGCAGTTGCAGTTGCGGTATATACCTTAGATGCATATTATGGAGGGAAACCATTTACGGCCTCTGGTTTAATAACTACCTCTGTAATAGCAGCATATACTGCAGCAATGACTTTTGGATTTGGTGAAATGACCTCTACAGTAAATAATTTTTTTGTACGAGCATCATGTCAAGCAGTGCTTCATGGTTCATTTAATGGAGGAATGTCTTATATACAAGGTGGTAAGTTTTGGAGTGGTTTTGCTTCTGGAAGTATTAGTAGTATTGCGAGTAGCGCTTTTACTGGTGGTAATAGTTTTCAAGGAGATGGATGTGTAATGGAAGGCGGTGGCTTTAAAGGAGCAAATTTTAAAGTTTTTGGAGCACAATTGAATGAAAGTACAGTTGGTTTATTGAGTTTTGGTGCTATAAGTGGTGGTGCAGGTTCTCTTATTGGTGGAGGCAATTTTTGGCAAGGTGCGGTAACAGGTTTAGTGGTGAGTGGATTGAATCATCTTCCACACATGCTTCAAGATTATAAAACTACTATAGTAGGAATATATGGAGCGGGTGGTGTAGATGCAAGCGGTAATCCAGATTTGAGACAATTAGTAGAATTTCAAGGAGGTAAAATGTTTTCTAGTTCTACTGGATGTTGTGATGATGATGTTATTGAATATTTAAAAGCAGGTTGGGCTAAAGGAAATAAATTAAGGATTTATGGTCATAGTAGAGGTGGAACAGCAGCTGTAAGAATTGCAAATAAGCTGGGAGAAATGAATATAATTATAGAAGATGTCATCCTTTTTGACCCAGTTACGATGTATGGTGGTGGTGATAATATATTTAAATATCCAAATGTTATGAGAGTAAGTAATTATTATCAAAGAAATCCTTCTGATTTTTGGTCAAAAGGAATATTAAATGCTAACAATCCTTTTATAGGTAGTCCTGTAAGCGGAGTTTATCAATGGCCTGTAATTAATAATATTAATTTAACAGGTAAATATTATAGTCCTGGAGTTTTAATCAATCATCTAAATATAACTGAATATGCAATTAAACATCCTTAG